One window of Actinomycetes bacterium genomic DNA carries:
- a CDS encoding YqgE/AlgH family protein has translation MDGTASSELAGHLLVATPLLDDPHFRRTVVLLLEHGEDGAVGVVLNRPTEVPLAEVLGPWDGFVGSPVLWYGGPVAVDSALALACPEPGVSEPTGFRPVSARGLGLVDLDQDPALVRAELAAVRVYAGYSGWGAGQLEDEVAEGSWYVVDALPGDAFTDDPDQLWRLVLRRQGGDLALMATFPDDPEMN, from the coding sequence ATGGACGGCACCGCATCCTCGGAGCTGGCGGGCCACCTCCTGGTGGCGACGCCACTGCTCGACGACCCGCACTTCCGGCGCACCGTCGTGCTGCTCCTCGAGCACGGCGAGGACGGGGCGGTCGGCGTCGTCCTCAACCGGCCCACCGAGGTCCCGCTCGCCGAGGTCCTCGGCCCCTGGGACGGCTTCGTCGGTTCTCCCGTGCTCTGGTACGGCGGGCCGGTCGCCGTCGACTCCGCGCTCGCGCTGGCCTGCCCCGAGCCCGGTGTCAGCGAGCCGACCGGCTTTCGTCCGGTGAGCGCGCGCGGCCTCGGGCTCGTCGACCTCGACCAGGACCCGGCCCTGGTCCGAGCCGAGCTCGCGGCGGTGCGGGTCTACGCGGGCTACTCCGGGTGGGGGGCGGGACAGCTCGAGGACGAGGTGGCCGAGGGCTCGTGGTACGTCGTCGACGCCCTGCCGGGGGACGCGTTCACCGACGACCCCGACCAGCTGTGGCGCCTGGTCCTGCGCCGTCAGGGCGGGGACCTGGCCCTCATGGCCACCTTCCCCGACGACCCCGAGATGAACTGA